The Oscillospiraceae bacterium genome contains a region encoding:
- the rnc2 gene encoding mini-ribonuclease 3: MLFEVDAQVDIHEQSPLGLAFVGDGVFELLVRQRLVERTRLAPGKLHAACVKYVSAKGQHRALAYLEPLLTEEEQAVLRRGRNASKASVAKHATPQEYRASTGFEALWGWLYLTGQNERIGQLFEALWQKFDPMAEQQG; the protein is encoded by the coding sequence GTGCTGTTTGAAGTGGACGCACAGGTGGATATTCACGAGCAATCGCCCTTGGGCCTGGCGTTTGTGGGCGACGGGGTATTTGAACTGCTGGTGCGCCAGCGGCTGGTGGAGCGCACCCGCCTGGCGCCCGGCAAGCTGCACGCGGCCTGTGTAAAATACGTGTCGGCCAAGGGGCAGCACCGCGCACTGGCGTATCTGGAGCCGCTGCTCACCGAAGAGGAGCAGGCGGTGCTGCGGCGGGGCCGCAATGCCAGCAAGGCCAGCGTGGCAAAGCATGCCACCCCCCAGGAATACAGGGCGTCGACCGGGTTTGAAGCGCTGTGGGGCTGGCTGTACCTCACCGGCCAAAATGAGCGGATCGGGCAGCTGTTTGAGGCGCTGTGGCAGAAGTTTGACCCCATGGCGGAGCAGCAGGGGTAA
- the folD gene encoding bifunctional protein FolD: MAAQIISGKTLAAQVKERMTGETEALKRQGVTPCLAVVLVGDDPASAVYVRGKQKDCEECGIRSLLVRLPAEATQQQVLERLAALAADGAVHGILVQLPLPRHIDEQAVIAAIPPEKDVDGFTPVNVGRMVIGEECFLPCTPAGCIEMLKSTGQPLAGKHAVVIGRSNIVGKPAAILLLRENATVTVCHSRTQGLAQLCRSADILVAAVGRAGFVTGDMVKPGATVIDVGINRNAEGKLCGDVDFAAASEKAAFITPVPGGVGLMTRAMLLVNTVQAARMQAKA; this comes from the coding sequence CAGCGGCAAGACCCTGGCGGCACAGGTGAAAGAACGGATGACAGGGGAAACCGAGGCGCTGAAGCGGCAGGGGGTCACCCCCTGCCTGGCGGTGGTGCTGGTGGGGGACGACCCGGCCAGCGCGGTGTACGTGCGGGGCAAGCAGAAGGACTGCGAGGAGTGCGGCATCCGCAGCCTGCTGGTGCGCCTGCCCGCCGAGGCCACCCAGCAGCAGGTGCTGGAGCGGCTGGCGGCCCTGGCGGCGGACGGCGCGGTGCATGGCATTCTGGTGCAGCTTCCCCTGCCCCGCCACATTGACGAGCAGGCGGTGATTGCCGCGATCCCGCCGGAGAAGGACGTGGACGGCTTTACCCCGGTGAACGTGGGGCGCATGGTGATCGGCGAGGAGTGCTTTTTGCCCTGCACCCCGGCGGGCTGCATCGAGATGCTGAAAAGCACCGGCCAGCCCCTTGCAGGCAAGCACGCGGTGGTGATTGGCCGAAGCAACATTGTGGGCAAGCCCGCGGCGATTCTGCTGCTGCGCGAGAACGCCACCGTTACGGTGTGCCACTCCCGCACGCAGGGGCTGGCGCAGCTGTGCCGCAGCGCGGACATTCTGGTGGCGGCGGTGGGCCGGGCGGGCTTTGTGACCGGCGATATGGTGAAGCCGGGCGCCACCGTGATCGATGTGGGCATCAACCGGAACGCGGAGGGCAAGCTGTGCGGCGACGTGGATTTTGCCGCGGCCAGCGAAAAAGCGGCGTTTATCACGCCCGTGCCCGGCGGCGTGGGCCTGATGACCCGGGCCATGCTGCTGGTGAACACGGTGCAGGCCGCGCGGATGCAGGCAAAAGCATGA
- the rpmA gene encoding 50S ribosomal protein L27, producing the protein MAHKKGVGSTKNGRDSESKRLGVKRADGQFVLAGNILVRQRGTHIHPGENVGRGTDDTLFALVDGKVAFERVGKDRKKVSIKQ; encoded by the coding sequence ATGGCACATAAAAAAGGCGTAGGTTCTACCAAAAACGGCCGCGATTCCGAGTCCAAGCGCTTGGGCGTGAAGCGCGCCGACGGTCAGTTCGTGCTGGCCGGCAATATTCTGGTTCGTCAGCGTGGCACCCACATCCACCCCGGTGAGAACGTGGGCCGCGGCACCGACGACACCCTGTTCGCCCTGGTGGACGGCAAGGTCGCTTTCGAGCGCGTGGGCAAGGACCGCAAAAAGGTCAGCATCAAGCAGTAA
- the rplU gene encoding 50S ribosomal protein L21: MYAIIVTGGKQYRVEKGDVVFIEKLEVTEGDTVKFDSVLAVGGEGSTKVGTPRVEGASVEAKVVKNGKGKKLNIITYRAKKGSARHMGHRQPYTKVEITAING, from the coding sequence ATGTACGCTATCATCGTTACCGGTGGCAAACAGTACCGTGTTGAAAAAGGCGACGTGGTTTTCATCGAGAAGCTGGAAGTCACCGAAGGCGACACTGTAAAGTTCGACTCCGTTCTGGCCGTGGGCGGCGAAGGCTCCACCAAGGTGGGCACCCCCCGTGTGGAGGGCGCCAGCGTGGAGGCCAAGGTCGTAAAGAATGGCAAGGGCAAAAAGCTGAACATCATCACGTACCGGGCCAAAAAGGGCAGCGCCCGCCACATGGGTCACCGTCAGCCCTATACCAAGGTCGAGATCACCGCTATCAACGGTTAA
- the obg gene encoding GTPase Obg produces MSMFVDVAKISIKAGKGGDGAVSFHREKFVAAGGPDGGDGGRGGNVIFQADDNLSTLMDFRYQRKYAAQPGENGGAARCTGKNAPDLVIRVPRGTVVREASTGLVIADISGDGPVVVAKGGRGGWGNTHFASPTRQIPKFAKPGLPGEEFEVRLELKLIADVGLIGFPNVGKSTLISVLSAAKPKIANYHFTTLSPVLGVVRVGQEQSFVAADIPGLIEGASEGVGLGHDFLRHVERCRLLLHVVDVSGCEGREPAEDFEKINAELKNFSAELAGRPQIVLGNKCDIAAPEQIEAFRAYVEGLGLTFLPVSAATNQGLKSLPGLVWERLQALPPVQVYEPEFVPAALDAGERRYTIERTGEHEFTIDAPWLERILAGSDVDDYESLQYFQRQLADSGILAELVERGVQEEDTIKIGEYEFDYIF; encoded by the coding sequence ATGTCAATGTTTGTGGACGTGGCAAAAATAAGCATCAAGGCCGGCAAGGGCGGCGACGGTGCGGTGAGCTTTCACCGCGAAAAGTTTGTGGCCGCGGGTGGACCGGACGGCGGCGACGGCGGCCGGGGCGGCAATGTGATCTTTCAGGCCGACGACAACCTTTCCACCCTGATGGACTTTCGCTACCAGCGCAAGTACGCGGCGCAGCCGGGCGAAAACGGCGGCGCCGCCCGCTGCACCGGCAAGAACGCGCCGGATCTGGTGATCCGGGTGCCGCGGGGCACGGTGGTGCGGGAGGCAAGCACCGGCCTTGTGATTGCGGATATCTCGGGCGACGGGCCGGTGGTGGTGGCCAAGGGCGGCCGGGGCGGCTGGGGCAACACCCACTTTGCCAGCCCCACCCGGCAGATCCCCAAATTTGCAAAGCCCGGCCTGCCCGGCGAGGAGTTCGAGGTGCGCCTGGAGCTGAAGCTGATCGCGGATGTGGGGCTGATCGGCTTCCCGAATGTGGGAAAATCGACCCTGATCTCGGTGCTGAGCGCGGCGAAGCCCAAGATCGCAAACTACCATTTCACCACCCTGTCGCCCGTGCTGGGCGTGGTGCGTGTGGGCCAGGAGCAGAGCTTTGTGGCGGCGGACATTCCGGGCCTGATCGAGGGGGCCAGCGAGGGCGTTGGCCTGGGGCACGATTTTCTGCGCCATGTGGAGCGCTGCCGCCTTTTGCTGCACGTGGTGGATGTTTCGGGCTGCGAGGGCCGTGAGCCGGCGGAGGATTTTGAAAAGATCAACGCAGAGCTCAAAAATTTCAGCGCCGAGCTGGCCGGGCGCCCCCAGATCGTGCTGGGCAACAAATGCGATATCGCCGCGCCGGAGCAGATCGAGGCGTTCCGGGCCTATGTGGAGGGGCTGGGGTTGACCTTTTTGCCCGTTTCAGCCGCCACGAACCAGGGGCTCAAGAGCCTGCCGGGGCTTGTGTGGGAACGGCTGCAGGCATTGCCCCCGGTGCAGGTGTATGAGCCGGAGTTTGTGCCGGCGGCGCTGGACGCGGGCGAGCGCCGCTACACCATTGAGCGGACCGGCGAGCATGAATTCACCATTGACGCGCCCTGGCTGGAGCGAATCCTGGCGGGCAGCGACGTGGACGACTACGAGAGCCTGCAATACTTTCAGCGGCAGCTGGCCGACAGCGGCATTCTGGCCGAGCTGGTGGAGCGCGGTGTGCAGGAAGAGGACACCATTAAGATCGGCGAGTACGAATTTGATTATATCTTCTAA